In Euwallacea fornicatus isolate EFF26 chromosome 2, ASM4011564v1, whole genome shotgun sequence, one genomic interval encodes:
- the nmdyn-D7 gene encoding nucleoside diphosphate kinase homolog 7 — translation MDYDYNDKLAFYAEWFDYDSSFHKKFILNYYPSDKTLELFDKALNRMYLKRTKVEGIELKDVFVGNTVRIYGRQVRITDYADCRTQSIIGQTKEHTFAIIKPILISKLGKVITEIQKRRFQICHMKMCNLTQKEVLDLYEPWKDDPSLPCILEHLVSGPIVAVELVGENAVERWLEVLGPDDPLEARKTAPYSLRALYGGDSKVLNGFHGSANVQHAMRESHLFFPKNKSNPVTENLVMSRNSTCCVIKPHAILEDKLGHILSAINDSNFRITGLQMFYLSTTNADEFLEVYKGVVSDYHALLLSFVDGPCVVLEISGKKPDIDVQKEFRMFCGPFDSNTARRIRPCTLRARFGHDKYKNAVHCTDLPEDTVLELEYFFKILKD, via the exons atggaTTACGACTACAACGACAAGCTGGCCTTCTACGCCGAATGGTTCGACTACGATTCATCCTTTCATAAGAAGTTCATCCTGAATTATTATCCCAGCGACAAGACTTTGGAGCTATTCGACAAAGCCCTAAACCGAATGTATCTAAAGAGGACCAAAGTTGAGGGCATAGAGCTCAAAGACGTATTCGTag GCAACACAGTCAGAATTTATGGGCGTCAAGTGAGAATTACGGACTACGCTGACTGTAGAACTCAAAGCATTATCGGCCAAACTAAGGAACATACTTTTGCCATTATTAAGCCGATACTGATCTCCAAATTGGGAAAAGTCATAactgaaattcaaaaacggAGATTCCAGATTTGCCATATGAAGATGTGTAATCTTACGCAAAAAGAA GTACTAGACCTCTACGAACCATGGAAAGACGACCCGTCCCTTCCTTGTATTCTGGAACACCTGGTTTCCGGACCCATAGTAGCAGTTGAGCTAGTTGGAGAAAATGCGGTTGAACGTTGGCTAGAAGTGCTGGGCCCGGATGATCCCCTTGAAGCTAGGAAAACAGCTCCTTATTCCTTACGAGCGCTCTACGGTGGAGACAGTAAAGTTCTGAACGGTTTCCACGGTTCTGCAAACGTCCAACACGCCATGAGGGAATCCCATTTATTTTTCCCCAAAAACAAATCCAATCCTGTAACGGAAAACCTCGTTATGTCGCGAAACAGCACTTGTTGCGTGATAAAGCCACATGCAATCCTCGAAGACAAGTTAGGACACATTCTTTCTGCTATAAACGATTCCAATTTTCGCATAACGGGACttcaaatgttttatttgagtACCACAAATGCGGACGAATTTTTGGAAGTCTACAAAGGTGTTGTAAGCGACTATCATGCTCTCTTGTTGAGCTTCGTGGATGGTCCCTGTGTGGTCTTggaaatttctggaaaaaaaccTGATATAGATGTCCAGAAAGAGTTTAGAATGTTTTGCGGCCCTTTCGACTCGAATACTGCCCGACGAATTAGGCCCTGTACTCTAAGGGCTAGATTTGGGCAtgacaaatataaaaatgctgTACATTGCACTGATCTTCCCGAGGATACAGTTTTGGAgctggaatatttttttaagattcttAAAGACTGA